AGTCTGTATAGATCACTTATAACTTCATTGAATGAACTAATGAGAACTTATGAGCTTTCTTATTCTCTGTGGCAAGTTATTTTTTACATTAAAAGAAATGGGCCTTCGACACTTGTAGATATTGCAAATCATTATAATGTAGAAAAGCCAACCATCACAAGGAGGGTTCATCGTTTGGAAGATCTACAAATGGTGAAGCAAATTCCTGGTATGGATAGGCGAGAGAAAGTCATTCAGTTAACAGAATTAGGAGAAGAGATTTACA
This Neobacillus sp. YX16 DNA region includes the following protein-coding sequences:
- a CDS encoding MarR family transcriptional regulator, whose translation is MEGFFQRYLSLYRSLITSLNELMRTYELSYSLWQVIFYIKRNGPSTLVDIANHYNVEKPTITRRVHRLEDLQMVKQIPGMDRREKVIQLTELGEEIYKACRKKITDLENSVMVGIANEEQMITFQTLPKIQDNIMRSGGSKSE